The following coding sequences are from one Paenibacillus tundrae window:
- a CDS encoding LacI family DNA-binding transcriptional regulator, translated as MVSIKDIAKKAGVSISTVSYALNGSNKVTDETSSKILAIAKELNYVPNAAARTLKKRESKIVGVFLTDFSGDVYGDLLTGMKAVCNAQGYDLIVCSGRQSHRMLPERMIDGAIILDHTFASEELLQYADRGHKIVVLDRELDHMNINQVLLDNKAGATLAMEHLMEQGLTKIYVVTGPEGSFDSVQRMKAVRQVTEREPSVEWTVITGDFEKSSGEMAANQIIQEYTSPVGVFCLNDEMAIGLCNRLASSELQVGQDIHVIGFDNIELSSYVSPRLVTIDYSKRKWGSLAAEQLIKLMAGEPVEHERIYVKLVGGGSVRNQVEHTSVITVGDNSAAYY; from the coding sequence GTGGTCAGTATTAAGGATATCGCCAAGAAGGCGGGGGTTTCGATCTCCACCGTGTCGTATGCACTGAATGGCAGCAACAAAGTGACAGATGAAACGAGCTCCAAAATTTTGGCCATCGCCAAAGAGCTGAACTACGTTCCGAATGCTGCTGCACGGACGTTGAAGAAAAGGGAGTCCAAAATTGTAGGTGTATTTCTGACCGATTTTAGCGGAGATGTCTATGGGGACTTGCTTACTGGCATGAAGGCGGTCTGTAACGCACAAGGGTATGACCTAATAGTATGCAGTGGTAGACAGTCTCATCGGATGCTTCCAGAACGAATGATCGACGGAGCCATCATTCTAGATCACACCTTTGCCAGTGAGGAATTGCTGCAGTACGCTGATCGTGGACACAAGATCGTTGTGCTTGACCGGGAGTTAGATCATATGAATATCAATCAGGTTCTGCTGGATAATAAGGCTGGAGCAACGCTTGCGATGGAGCACCTTATGGAGCAAGGGCTTACCAAGATATACGTAGTGACTGGTCCGGAAGGCTCGTTCGACTCTGTACAGCGTATGAAGGCTGTGAGACAGGTTACTGAGCGTGAACCCAGTGTGGAATGGACGGTGATTACGGGGGACTTCGAGAAAAGTAGCGGAGAAATGGCTGCGAATCAGATCATCCAAGAATATACGAGCCCCGTTGGTGTGTTCTGCTTGAACGATGAGATGGCGATTGGGCTATGTAACCGACTTGCCAGTAGTGAGCTACAGGTTGGACAAGATATCCACGTCATTGGATTTGATAATATTGAACTTAGCAGTTATGTTAGTCCAAGGCTCGTTACCATTGATTATTCCAAACGAAAATGGGGCTCATTGGCAGCAGAGCAATTAATTAAACTTATGGCTGGAGAACCAGTAGAGCATGAACGGATCTACGTGAAACTCGTAGGAGGAGGCTCTGTTCGCAATCAGGTTGAACATACATCTGTTATAACCGTAGGCGACAATTCGGCGGCGTATTATTGA
- a CDS encoding phosphodiester glycosidase family protein, with product MITPVKQVNRFFMLALAPFVGLMLCLLLFRPSLEPASLAELTPPEETITSQTQAIRQDLSGAEEAAVQTSSSIKKTTQLYNQTTSTMSALVQKATSQATRPETIYNQRISSKLGVPFERINSDRLTIEMYRVNPGTYKGYAMKIKLKDPTAMQMALNSEAGKSETTMQAVRRTGAIAGINAGGFADSGGKRYPLSTTVMDGKYVNGFQASFKDLFFVGLNDAGKLVGGKFFDKGSLDRLQPQFGATFVPVLLQNGRKTPIPAKWKVSPKRAPRTVIGNYKDDQILIIVVDGYNEKGSSGATLEELQARLYKLGVVDAYNLDGGGSSSLVLNNRVVNNPSDGNLRPVPTHFLFYK from the coding sequence ATGATTACACCCGTCAAACAGGTTAATCGTTTTTTTATGCTTGCACTCGCTCCATTTGTTGGACTTATGCTCTGTCTGCTGTTGTTTCGTCCTTCGCTTGAGCCCGCTAGTCTAGCGGAACTCACGCCGCCGGAAGAGACGATTACTTCTCAAACCCAAGCTATTCGTCAGGATCTTTCGGGGGCTGAAGAAGCTGCCGTCCAAACATCTTCTTCTATTAAAAAGACAACGCAATTATACAATCAAACAACAAGTACAATGTCAGCTCTTGTTCAAAAGGCGACGTCACAAGCCACTCGCCCAGAGACGATCTACAATCAACGGATCTCGTCTAAACTGGGCGTACCATTTGAACGGATCAACAGTGACCGTCTTACGATCGAGATGTACCGAGTTAATCCGGGCACTTATAAGGGCTATGCAATGAAAATCAAGCTTAAAGACCCGACAGCGATGCAGATGGCTCTCAATAGTGAAGCCGGAAAGTCAGAGACGACCATGCAGGCTGTCAGACGCACCGGAGCCATTGCTGGAATTAATGCGGGCGGCTTCGCTGATAGCGGGGGCAAACGTTATCCTCTAAGTACAACCGTTATGGATGGAAAGTATGTGAATGGATTTCAGGCTAGTTTTAAAGATTTATTTTTTGTAGGACTGAACGATGCAGGTAAGCTCGTCGGTGGCAAGTTTTTTGACAAAGGCTCCCTAGATCGCCTACAGCCTCAGTTTGGAGCTACGTTTGTACCTGTATTGCTGCAAAATGGTCGTAAAACGCCTATCCCTGCTAAATGGAAGGTATCCCCTAAGCGGGCTCCACGTACTGTCATCGGCAATTACAAGGATGATCAGATACTGATTATTGTAGTGGATGGTTATAACGAGAAAGGTAGCTCCGGGGCAACCTTAGAAGAGCTACAAGCTCGGCTGTACAAGCTTGGCGTCGTTGACGCATATAATCTAGACGGTGGTGGATCTTCGTCACTGGTTCTGAACAATCGGGTGGTCAACAATCCATCGGATGGAAATCTCAGACCTGTACCTACTCACTTTTTATTTTATAAATAA
- a CDS encoding uroporphyrinogen-III C-methyltransferase — MKPSAQPSDTHHTRSTKSKAGSSIKLFLVMWIVLIALGVIGTYYYSNHLQRQMIDQLQTHNQQQINALKSEYEKQLTTISKEVSDLQGQVQSFNELLNFTKDNANDKTDNSNKLYTQLSEVKKQLETLQKKMDLLK; from the coding sequence ATGAAACCTTCTGCTCAACCTTCTGACACCCATCACACCCGGAGCACCAAAAGCAAGGCCGGTTCTTCAATTAAACTGTTTCTGGTCATGTGGATTGTGCTCATTGCACTCGGAGTAATCGGAACCTACTATTATAGTAACCATCTCCAGCGGCAGATGATTGATCAGCTTCAGACACATAATCAACAGCAGATTAACGCATTGAAATCAGAATATGAAAAGCAGCTAACAACGATATCGAAGGAAGTTTCTGACTTACAGGGACAAGTGCAATCCTTCAACGAATTGCTGAATTTCACCAAGGACAATGCAAACGACAAAACGGACAACAGCAATAAATTGTATACCCAACTGAGCGAAGTCAAAAAACAACTGGAGACCCTCCAGAAAAAGATGGATCTGCTCAAATGA
- a CDS encoding response regulator transcription factor gives MKKVWQVVIVDIHPTSMLGTKLILEEQQDLLVRGMTSTGTEGLELVKANQPDLVLMDYRLPEGQADQFISEIKTVSAHSHIVILTDEDNVKLFRHLMNLGASGMLSKQASPSQLIHLISGLREGYVSMPMAWLTSAEWAEPIESRAEEFIVDLTETENFIMERIVQGVTYDKIASEINVSRRSIDNYLRKIYVKLDVSSRAQAIERYALCARQTKSIS, from the coding sequence ATGAAAAAAGTATGGCAGGTGGTCATCGTAGATATCCACCCCACCAGCATGCTGGGAACGAAATTAATTTTGGAAGAGCAACAGGATCTGCTGGTACGTGGCATGACTTCGACAGGAACAGAAGGACTTGAGTTGGTGAAAGCCAATCAGCCTGATCTGGTTCTGATGGATTATCGACTTCCCGAAGGTCAAGCAGATCAATTTATTTCCGAAATAAAAACGGTATCAGCGCACAGTCATATCGTTATTCTCACGGATGAGGATAATGTGAAGTTATTCCGTCATCTAATGAATCTCGGGGCAAGCGGAATGCTGTCCAAGCAGGCTTCCCCTAGCCAACTGATTCATCTGATATCTGGACTGCGCGAAGGTTATGTGTCCATGCCGATGGCTTGGTTGACCAGCGCAGAATGGGCGGAGCCGATTGAATCAAGAGCGGAAGAATTCATCGTAGATTTGACGGAAACCGAAAATTTTATTATGGAAAGAATTGTTCAAGGGGTAACCTATGATAAAATAGCGAGTGAGATCAACGTTAGCCGTCGTTCGATCGACAACTATTTGCGTAAAATCTATGTGAAGCTAGACGTGAGCAGTAGAGCGCAAGCTATCGAGCGGTATGCGTTGTGTGCCAGACAGACCAAATCCATCTCTTGA
- a CDS encoding PLP-dependent aminotransferase family protein, translating into MRYFFASRTNRLLSSPLRDIRKMSDKDYFISLAEELPAEELFPFKLLEEAAVSVFSSGPSALQYGEPAGYRPLREWLDKDWNTRKGIRTVPEQILLTTGTQQAIDLVMRLLLEPGDSVLVEHPTSPGCLEVLEMQGATIVPVMGDSDGILPDQLERHMQQVRPKLLFAAPSFCNPTGTLWSLERREAVLDLCSRYGVLLVEDDSYGELHFDGLQTEDFYRKYPSLFALDTADQGGHVLYIGSFSKTVAPALRTGWAAGHPALIQAMASVKRIADGQSSPMNQRLLYQLLAHSPFRWTDHLSLLNREYKTRLKLMLELLKRPGWKGSNYDIPRGGMYLWVELPEGLDSGALLRAALLKGVSFLPGSLCSTGEQDHRHIRLNFSHPGRDELLLGMNLISESIAEFTARS; encoded by the coding sequence ATGAGATATTTCTTCGCCTCCCGTACAAACAGACTGTTGTCTTCACCGCTCAGGGATATTCGCAAAATGTCTGACAAGGATTATTTCATTTCTCTAGCGGAGGAGTTGCCAGCAGAGGAATTGTTCCCATTTAAACTGCTGGAAGAGGCGGCTGTGTCTGTATTTAGTTCGGGTCCCTCTGCGCTTCAGTATGGTGAACCGGCTGGATACAGACCCCTAAGAGAGTGGCTGGACAAGGATTGGAACACTCGCAAAGGCATACGAACAGTTCCGGAGCAGATATTATTAACGACTGGAACGCAGCAGGCCATTGATCTCGTCATGAGATTGCTGCTAGAGCCAGGGGATTCTGTTCTAGTTGAACACCCCACATCTCCAGGCTGCCTCGAAGTTTTGGAGATGCAAGGAGCCACCATTGTGCCTGTGATGGGCGACTCTGACGGAATATTGCCAGATCAATTGGAACGCCATATGCAGCAGGTGAGGCCGAAGCTGCTTTTTGCTGCACCTAGCTTCTGTAATCCTACGGGTACGTTGTGGAGCTTGGAACGACGGGAGGCGGTATTGGACTTATGTTCTCGTTATGGTGTGCTGCTTGTAGAGGATGATTCGTACGGTGAATTGCATTTTGATGGCCTTCAGACCGAGGATTTCTATCGCAAATACCCATCACTCTTCGCATTGGATACAGCAGATCAGGGTGGACATGTCTTGTACATTGGTTCGTTCAGCAAAACGGTTGCGCCAGCCTTACGCACAGGATGGGCTGCAGGTCATCCTGCTCTAATTCAGGCGATGGCATCGGTTAAACGGATTGCAGATGGACAATCCAGCCCAATGAATCAGCGATTGTTGTATCAACTATTAGCACATTCTCCTTTTCGCTGGACGGATCATTTATCCTTGTTGAACCGGGAATACAAAACCAGGCTGAAATTGATGCTGGAATTGTTGAAAAGGCCTGGCTGGAAGGGTTCCAATTACGATATACCCCGAGGGGGCATGTATCTATGGGTGGAATTACCTGAAGGATTGGATAGCGGGGCATTGCTTAGAGCAGCTCTGTTAAAAGGTGTATCTTTTCTACCGGGTTCTCTCTGTTCTACAGGAGAACAAGATCATCGTCATATTCGATTGAACTTCAGTCATCCCGGTCGAGATGAGCTGTTACTTGGCATGAACCTAATCAGCGAGTCCATCGCCGAATTTACGGCACGTAGTTAA
- a CDS encoding FMN-dependent NADH-azoreductase produces the protein MANILFVKANDRPADQAVSVKLYDAFLSAYKESHPGDTVTELDLYNTDIPYYGNDVITGGYKAANGIEATPAEQKAAALAAQLQDQFLAADKVVFAFPLWNFTVPAPLVNYISYLSQAGKMFKYTAEGPVGLVGDKKVALLNARGGVYSVEPMASVEMSVKYVTNVLNFWGIQNPELVIVEGHNASPDNSENIVNAGLKLAAEVANSF, from the coding sequence ATGGCTAATATTTTATTTGTTAAAGCAAACGACCGCCCTGCGGATCAAGCAGTGAGCGTTAAATTGTATGATGCATTCTTGAGTGCATACAAAGAATCCCACCCAGGTGACACAGTTACTGAGTTGGATCTTTACAATACAGATATCCCTTACTATGGTAACGACGTAATTACTGGTGGTTACAAAGCAGCTAACGGTATCGAAGCAACTCCAGCAGAACAAAAAGCAGCTGCACTTGCTGCACAATTGCAAGATCAATTTTTGGCAGCTGACAAAGTTGTATTTGCATTCCCGCTCTGGAACTTCACAGTTCCTGCTCCATTGGTGAACTACATCTCTTACCTGAGCCAAGCTGGTAAAATGTTCAAATACACTGCTGAAGGCCCTGTAGGTCTGGTTGGCGACAAAAAAGTAGCATTGTTGAACGCACGTGGTGGCGTATATTCTGTAGAGCCTATGGCTTCTGTAGAAATGTCCGTTAAATATGTAACCAACGTATTGAACTTCTGGGGTATTCAAAACCCTGAATTGGTTATCGTTGAAGGACACAACGCTTCCCCTGATAACTCCGAAAATATCGTTAACGCTGGTTTGAAACTGGCTGCTGAAGTAGCTAACAGCTTCTAA
- a CDS encoding DUF2161 domain-containing phosphodiesterase → MAIQYETELYPPIKAFFEKRGYTVRAEVKHCDLVGIRANEDVPLIVEMKKSFNLSLLLQGMQRLKLSPNVYLAVERNRSKRGAVNQRWSELTAVCNKLGLGLIAVTFFKTKSPLIDVLCEPIILNHALPSSSRKGGVRRQRLLREFDERTGDYNTGGSTRQPLMTAYREKALRVATALRNEGEASPAIIAKQTGVGSTASILQKNYYGWFERVSRGKYILTVKGIEALTAHAHMLDQQELLELRMNELEWSSDSENSFSNEGEQELEHVAEDMLSYVIQKND, encoded by the coding sequence ATGGCTATTCAATACGAAACCGAATTATATCCGCCAATAAAGGCATTCTTCGAGAAGCGGGGGTATACCGTGAGAGCCGAAGTGAAGCATTGTGATCTGGTTGGTATTAGGGCTAATGAGGACGTGCCTCTAATCGTGGAGATGAAAAAGTCCTTCAACCTCTCTCTCCTACTACAAGGTATGCAACGATTGAAACTAAGTCCGAATGTATATTTGGCGGTAGAACGTAACCGTAGTAAACGAGGCGCGGTGAACCAACGCTGGAGTGAACTGACCGCAGTCTGCAATAAACTAGGACTTGGTTTAATTGCTGTTACATTCTTCAAAACCAAATCGCCTCTGATTGATGTCCTCTGTGAACCCATCATACTAAATCATGCGCTCCCTTCATCTTCTCGTAAAGGCGGCGTTAGACGGCAACGGCTGCTAAGAGAATTCGACGAACGTACCGGAGACTACAATACAGGAGGCAGTACACGCCAACCCTTAATGACGGCTTACCGCGAAAAAGCATTACGTGTTGCTACTGCATTAAGGAATGAAGGTGAAGCTTCACCAGCGATTATCGCTAAACAGACAGGAGTGGGTTCGACCGCATCGATCCTACAGAAGAATTATTATGGCTGGTTCGAACGAGTATCTCGGGGAAAGTACATCCTTACCGTTAAGGGAATTGAGGCTCTTACAGCACACGCACATATGCTTGACCAACAGGAGCTGCTTGAACTTCGCATGAATGAATTGGAATGGAGCTCTGATTCAGAGAACTCCTTCTCTAATGAGGGGGAACAGGAGCTGGAGCACGTCGCCGAAGACATGTTATCTTATGTAATCCAAAAAAATGACTGA